Proteins from a single region of Hordeum vulgare subsp. vulgare chromosome 6H, MorexV3_pseudomolecules_assembly, whole genome shotgun sequence:
- the LOC123401424 gene encoding aquaporin NIP3-3-like yields the protein MDESRSGVVDISLNINPAFSMDSMRATPVMMPRRSPSVKIVPIASDDENEKSPSPGPKTAVVHLVKKVMAEFLGTFLLIFIVLSAVIMNATHGGALGLLGVAATVGAAGVVIVASLFHVSGSHLNPSVSLAMAVFGYLPWAHLAPYVSAQFLASVSASFVAKAIYHPAVNLGAVVTTVPAIGTLEAFSVEFIITFILLFALLAPATDPKAVKELVAVAAGAALMMNVLIAAESTGASMNPARTLGTAIATGTYTKIWVYMVAPPLGAIAGTGAYIALKH from the exons ATGGACGAGAGCAGGTCTGGCGTCGTCGACATTTCTCTCAACATCAACCCAGCTTTCTCCATGGACAGCATGAGGGCAACGCCAGTCATGATGCCTCGCAGGTCACCTTCGGTGAAGATCGTGCCGATCGCGTCGGACGACGAGAACGAGAAATCTCCGTCGCCCGGCCCGAAGACGGCGGTCGTTCATCTGGTTAAGAAG GTGATGGCCGAGTTCTTGGGAACGTTCCTGCTCATCTTCATCGTGCTGTCGGCGGTCATCATGAACGCGACGCACGGCGGCGCGCTGGGCCTGCTGGGCGTGGCGGCGACGGTGGGCGCGGCCGGGGTTGTGATCGTGGCGTCGCTGTTCCACGTGTCCGGGAGCCACCTGAACCCGTCGGTGAGCCTGGCCATGGCCGTGTTCGGGTACCTCCCGTGGGCGCACCTCGCGCCCTACGTGTCCGCCCAGTTCCTGGCCTCGGTCTCCGCGTCGTTCGTGGCCAAGGCGATCTACCACCCGGCGGTGAACCTCGGCGCCGTCGTCACAACCGTGCCGGCAATAGGCACCTTGGAGGCCTTCTCCGTCGAGTTCATCATCACGTTCATCCTCCTCTTCGCCCTCCTCGCCCCCGCCACCGATCCCAAAGCA GTGAAGGAGCTGGTAGCAGTGGCAGCTGGGGCAGCACTGATGATGAACGTCCTCATCGCCGC GGAGTCGACAGGAGCGTCGATGAATCCGGCGAGGACACTTGGGACGGCCATCGCCACGGGGACCTACACCAAAATCTGGGTTTACATGGTTGCACCGCCACTCGGCGCCATTGCCGGGACCGGAGCTTACATTGCACTTAAGCACTGA
- the LOC123402292 gene encoding uncharacterized protein LOC123402292 gives MKPQVATVSFLLLVTMAATARAVTFDASNTASGTAGGQRFDNAVGLAYSKQVLSDASTFIWNTFNQRAAADRKPVDAVTLVVEDIGGVAFASGNGIHLSAKYVGGYSGDVKKEVTGVLYHEATHVWQWNGRGTANGGLIEGIADYVRLKAGLAPGHWRPQGSGDRWDQGYDITARFLDYCDSLMPGFVAQLNAKMKSGYSDDFFAQILGKNVQQLWKDYKAKFGG, from the coding sequence ATGAAGCCTCAGGTAGCCACGGTATCCTTCCTCCTCCTGGTGACCATGGCCGCGACGGCGCGCGCCGTGACGTTCGACGCGTCGAACACGGCGTCGGGCACCGCCGGCGGCCAGCGCTTCGACAACGCCGTCGGCCTCGCCTACTCGAAGCAGGTCCTCTCCGACGCCTCCACCTTCATCTGGAACACCTTCAACCAGCGCGCCGCTGCGGACCGCAAGCCCGTCGACGCCGTCACCCTCGTCGTGGAGGACATCGGCGGCGTCGCGTTCGCCAGCGGCAACGGCATCCACCTCAGCGCCAAGTACGTCGGCGGCTACTCCGGCGACGTCAAGAAGGAGGTGACCGGCGTGCTGTACCACGAGGCGACCCATGTGTGGCAGTGGAACGGGCGGGGCACGGCGAACGGCGGGCTCATCGAGGGGATCGCCGACTACGTGCGGCTCAAGGCCGGGCTGGCGCCGGGGCACTGGAGGCCGCAGGGGAGCGGCGACCGGTGGGATCAGGGATACGACATCACGGCGAGGTTCCTCGACTACTGCGACTCGCTCATGCCCGGGTTCGTCGCGCAGCTCAACGCCAAGATGAAGAGCGGGTACAGCGATGATTTCTTCGCGCAGATTCTCGGGAAGAACGTCCAGCAGCTGTGGAAGGACTACAAAGCCAAGTTCGGAGGCTGA